In Gloeomargarita sp. SKYB120, the sequence TAGCCCCGACCGGTCAAACGCAAGCGCTGGTGGTTTTGCACACGGGGGGGAATCGCCAGTTTCACGGGGCCGTCCAAGGTCGGAATCGGCACTTGCGCCCCCAAAATGGCTTCGCTGGGGGTCACGGGTACGGTGCAGTAGATGTCGTCGCCCTCCAGGCGCAGGTGCTCATCGGGCAAGACATGGATTTTCAAGTACAAATCGCCGCCGTTTTCCCCCTGGTGGCGCAGGCGAATGCGTTGACCCGTAACCATACCAGGGGGCAGGTTCACCTCTAGGGTGCGTCCGCCGATACTCAGGCGCTGGCGCCCGCCCCGATAGGCCTGTTGCAGGGACAGTTGCAGGCGGGCTTCGATGTCGGCGGGGCCGTCCTCGTCCCAGGCGTCGCGCGGGGGCGATTCGGGACGGCGGGTAAAACGGGTCAACAGTTGATCCAGAAAGTCCTGGAAATCGGCAAAGCGCCCGTAGTCAAAGACACCGCTACCGCGCGGCGGTGGTTCCCCCTGAAAGCCCTTTTGTTGCCAGTACTGGCCAAACCGGTTGTACTCGGCCCGTTTTTCGCTGTCGGAAAGCACCTGGTAGGCTTCGCCGATGAGCTTGAACATTTCCTCGGCCTGTTTGTCGCCAGGGTTCAAGTCGGGATGGTAGCGACGGGCTAATTGCCGGTAGGCGCGTTTGATGTCCGCCAGGCTGGCATTGCGGTCAACCCCCAGGATTTGGTAGTAGTTGCGGAAGTTGCGCATGGCGCTACCAGTTGTCATCGTCCCACTCGCGGCGACGGCGATGGCTGCTGTGACCCTCTGGGCGGCTCCAGGGAGGCGAAAACCAGGGCATCTCATCCTCCTGCTGCTGCTGCCGGACGATGGCAAGGAGTTCGTTGAGTTGGTCCTGCAACCGGCTGGTGAGCTGGTCCACCTTGACCAAATCCTTGGCCGCCAAACTCCGCCGTAGGGCCTGGATCAGTTGCTCGAGCTTTTGCCGCCGCTCCCGCAGAAACAAAAACCCGTAATCCAAGGTCACCTGGCGCAATTGCCGTTCCGCCTTTTGGATCAGGGCCTCCGCCTTTTGACAGCGCTCGATTTTTTGCTTCTGGGCCTGGTCGCTGGGGGCTGCCCGCTCCGCCTCGGCCAGCATTTTTTGAATCTCGCTGGGGGTGAGACTGGCGGCGTCCTGGATGGTAATCGTGTGCTGTCGCCCCGTTTGGCGGTCCTGGGCTGAGACCTGTAGGATCCCGTTGGCGTCAATGTCAAAAGCTACCTGCACCTGGGGCAACCCCTTGGGCGCCGGCGGAATCCCCGTCAACCGAAACCGGCCTAAGGATTTGTTGCCGCTGGCCAGAGGACGCTCCCCTTGTAAAACATGGATCTCCACAGCGCTCTGGTTGTCCTCGGCGGTGGAGAAAATATCGGAGCGGCGCACGGGAATCGGCGTGTTACGGGGAATCAGGACCTTCATCATGCCGTTGGCGGTTTCCAACCCTAGCGACAAGGGCGTGACATCCAACAGCAGTACATCCCGCAAATCTCCGGCCAGCACTGCGCCCTGGATCGCGGCACCCATGGCCACCACCTCCTCCGGGTTCAGCCCCTGATAGGGTTCCTGGCCGAGCATCTCCCGCACCAACTGGCGCACCATCGGCATCCGAGTTGAACCGCCCACCAAGAGCACAGCGTCCAGGTCGGCGGGGTCTAGGCCGCTGTCGGCAAGAGCCTGGTCCACCGGCCCCCGCAGGCGGTCGAGCAAATCCGCACACAGGGACTCCAAGGTACTGCGGGTAAGTTCGGTTTCCAGGTGCAACGGTCCTTCCTCCGTCGCGGTGATAAAGGGCAAGTTAATCAAAGTGCTGGGTACGCTGGAAAGTTCAATCTTGGCCTTTTCCGCCGCCTCCAACAGCCGTTGAAAGGCTTGCCGTTCCCGCCGCAGGTCAATGCCATGTTCCCGCTGGAATTGGTCCGCCAGCCAGTTCACCAGGCGCTGGTCAAAGTCCACGCCCCCTAACTGGGTGTCCCCCGCCGTCGCCCGCACCTCAAACACCCCTTGGCTAATGTCCAGGATGGAAACATCGAACGTGCCGCCCCCCAGGTCAAACACCAGCACCGTCTGGTCATCTTTCTTATCCAAGCCGTAGGCCAGGGCCGCCGCCGTCGGCTCGTTGAGGATACGTTTGACCTCCAGGCCGGCCAAGCGTCCCGCATCCCGCGTCGCCTGGCGTTGCGCGTCGTTGAAGTAGGCTGGAACCGTGATCACCACGTCGGTCACCGGGTAGCCCAGCACCTGTTCGGCGTCATCGGCCAGCTTGCGCAGGATCATCGCCGAGAGTTCTTCTGGGGTAAAGGTCTGGTCTAAACGGGGGCAATAGACCTCCACGCGGTTGCGCACGCCGCGCCGGATGGTGTAAGGCACGCGCCGAGCCACTGGGGGCAATTCGTCGTAGGTCATGCCCATCAACCGTTTCACCCCGTAGAAGGTGTTTTTGGGGTCTATCACCGCTTGCCGCCGCGCCAGTTGACCCACCAGGCGTTCGCCGTCGCGCGTAAATCCCACCACGCTGGGGGTGGTGCGACTGCCTTCGCTGTTGGGGATGACTACGGGTTTCCCCCCCTCCATTACCGCCACTACCGAGTTGGTTGTCCCTAAATCAATGCCCACCACCCTGGTCATGGACTGTGCAATTGCGATTCGCCGTTCTCTGTATCCTATCTTAATGTTCCTAATGTGCAGCTCTGCGCAGGCCGGTTCACGCCAGGGGCGATAGGATGAAGAAAAAAAGGGAGCAACAGGTCATGCAACCAGCCGAACTGTGGCAAAAAGCTCAAACACAACTCCGTCCGACGCTGCAAAAACTCAACCGGCACGCCCAAACGTGGCAAGCGCAAGCCACCGCGTGGTGGCAACAGGAACCAGTACGGCACCTGCGCCAGGAACTGGTGGATACGGCGCAAACCTGGCGGGCGCGGTTGACAACCCAGGCCAAACAATGGCTCGAACAGGTCCAGCGGCACCGCAATCAACCGTAAAACTCAACGGGAACCCGCCCGCCCCTGATC encodes:
- a CDS encoding DnaJ domain-containing protein, with amino-acid sequence MTTGSAMRNFRNYYQILGVDRNASLADIKRAYRQLARRYHPDLNPGDKQAEEMFKLIGEAYQVLSDSEKRAEYNRFGQYWQQKGFQGEPPPRGSGVFDYGRFADFQDFLDQLLTRFTRRPESPPRDAWDEDGPADIEARLQLSLQQAYRGGRQRLSIGGRTLEVNLPPGMVTGQRIRLRHQGENGGDLYLKIHVLPDEHLRLEGDDIYCTVPVTPSEAILGAQVPIPTLDGPVKLAIPPRVQNHQRLRLTGRGYLREDGTRGDQIVEVVIQIPTELTPQELQLYEQIRQIERFNPRQSWMSDKKTQNVISRFSP
- the dnaK gene encoding molecular chaperone DnaK, which codes for MTRVVGIDLGTTNSVVAVMEGGKPVVIPNSEGSRTTPSVVGFTRDGERLVGQLARRQAVIDPKNTFYGVKRLMGMTYDELPPVARRVPYTIRRGVRNRVEVYCPRLDQTFTPEELSAMILRKLADDAEQVLGYPVTDVVITVPAYFNDAQRQATRDAGRLAGLEVKRILNEPTAAALAYGLDKKDDQTVLVFDLGGGTFDVSILDISQGVFEVRATAGDTQLGGVDFDQRLVNWLADQFQREHGIDLRRERQAFQRLLEAAEKAKIELSSVPSTLINLPFITATEEGPLHLETELTRSTLESLCADLLDRLRGPVDQALADSGLDPADLDAVLLVGGSTRMPMVRQLVREMLGQEPYQGLNPEEVVAMGAAIQGAVLAGDLRDVLLLDVTPLSLGLETANGMMKVLIPRNTPIPVRRSDIFSTAEDNQSAVEIHVLQGERPLASGNKSLGRFRLTGIPPAPKGLPQVQVAFDIDANGILQVSAQDRQTGRQHTITIQDAASLTPSEIQKMLAEAERAAPSDQAQKQKIERCQKAEALIQKAERQLRQVTLDYGFLFLRERRQKLEQLIQALRRSLAAKDLVKVDQLTSRLQDQLNELLAIVRQQQQEDEMPWFSPPWSRPEGHSSHRRRREWDDDNW